From Mucilaginibacter rubeus, a single genomic window includes:
- a CDS encoding glycosyltransferase, with protein sequence MRKKIFLVLSSLGAGGSERVYWLLSQYFNKPDYEVVVVLLNGNICSFSKEIAGIRFLDLKTLKASRSFFKLRKLLKDEKPYAVFSTTDHINILVAFVSIFVKVPQLIARASNNPQQMRQYYGFKARFYNYFSRFLFVRFNTIVCQSEEMKQSVARLYNINLNRLIVIHNPVIITNVLKPQTQVSDLKRLIAVNRLIKEKGVFRLLEVMKALPQNYVLTIAGDGPLMNTLKEEVINTGLNERVTFIGEIKNVAEVISKHDLLVLSSFTEGFPNVVLEALSVGVPVVTFRVGGVDELIREGFNGFIAEQNDLRTLQQQIIRACSQTWQHPNIKADISERFGLNKIGLAYETLLAN encoded by the coding sequence ATGAGAAAGAAGATTTTCCTCGTCCTCAGTTCGCTTGGCGCGGGTGGTTCCGAGCGCGTTTACTGGTTGCTATCCCAATACTTTAACAAACCCGATTATGAAGTAGTAGTAGTGCTTTTGAACGGAAACATATGCAGCTTTTCGAAAGAAATAGCAGGCATCAGGTTTTTGGATCTGAAAACATTAAAAGCTTCACGCTCATTTTTTAAACTTCGGAAACTGCTGAAAGATGAAAAACCATATGCGGTTTTCTCTACTACCGATCATATCAATATACTGGTAGCTTTTGTTTCGATATTTGTAAAAGTACCTCAATTAATAGCCAGGGCATCAAACAACCCGCAGCAAATGAGGCAGTATTATGGATTTAAAGCCCGCTTTTACAATTATTTTTCAAGGTTTCTGTTTGTGCGTTTTAACACTATAGTTTGCCAGTCGGAAGAGATGAAGCAATCAGTTGCACGGCTTTACAACATCAACCTAAACAGGCTCATAGTTATCCATAACCCGGTTATTATAACCAACGTTCTGAAACCTCAGACCCAGGTATCTGATTTAAAAAGGCTGATAGCGGTTAATCGCCTGATCAAAGAAAAAGGGGTGTTCCGTTTGCTGGAGGTTATGAAAGCGCTGCCTCAAAATTATGTATTAACTATAGCCGGCGATGGCCCTCTGATGAATACATTAAAAGAAGAGGTAATAAATACCGGGCTCAACGAACGCGTAACTTTTATCGGCGAGATCAAAAACGTTGCCGAAGTTATATCTAAGCATGATTTACTGGTTTTAAGCTCCTTTACCGAGGGCTTTCCAAATGTAGTACTTGAAGCATTATCTGTTGGCGTTCCGGTTGTTACCTTCAGGGTTGGTGGAGTTGATGAACTGATCAGGGAAGGCTTCAACGGATTTATAGCAGAACAAAACGACCTTCGCACATTACAACAACAAATTATCCGCGCCTGCAGTCAAACATGGCAACATCCTAATATCAAGGCGGATATCAGTGAACGCTTTGGGCTTAACAAAATAGGCCTGGCATACGAAACATTACTTGCTAATTAA
- a CDS encoding glycosyltransferase family 4 protein, which produces MNIPAAPLSKPVLFFIIPSLKGGGAERVIISLANYFNKNNFQSVLISLNNDIPAYEIDNDVKVYYLTDRQKSRFVDRVYHITETFYKLIKLSRTLKPVCTLSFITSANIWSGITCSLTRVPYIVSERTSPDRSVNSFTYWHKHLALFLYKRAAAVVVSAKGVEDCLLKDKDFKSLSNIDRITNAVTIFQPASDEKVHNRRFILGVGRLAYVKGFDILIDAYAKTGLEDIDLIVVGDGEERATLVEQIAKLGLKDRVLLPGSRNNLQNYYSQAEIYVLPSRNEGYPNALVEAMSFGCPSVAFDCNFGPAEIIANNENGILVNNGSVKGLSDAIARLASDQVLRDELGSKARIISQTNHPDKILGEWEALIKKHAATSAITAQIASSQPAL; this is translated from the coding sequence ATGAACATACCAGCCGCCCCCTTATCAAAACCCGTTCTGTTTTTCATTATCCCCTCACTGAAAGGTGGCGGGGCAGAAAGAGTTATCATATCGCTCGCTAATTACTTTAATAAAAACAACTTTCAGTCGGTGCTTATTTCTTTAAACAATGATATTCCGGCATATGAAATCGACAATGATGTTAAGGTATATTATCTAACAGATAGGCAGAAAAGCAGATTTGTAGACCGTGTTTATCATATAACAGAAACTTTTTATAAACTCATAAAACTATCACGAACCCTAAAGCCGGTATGTACTTTATCATTTATTACATCGGCTAACATCTGGAGCGGTATTACCTGTTCATTAACCCGTGTACCTTACATTGTTTCTGAACGTACCTCACCAGACAGGAGTGTTAACAGTTTCACTTATTGGCATAAACACCTTGCTTTATTTCTTTATAAAAGGGCGGCAGCAGTTGTTGTAAGCGCTAAAGGTGTTGAAGATTGCTTGCTGAAAGACAAGGATTTTAAAAGCCTGAGCAACATTGATCGTATTACCAATGCGGTTACCATTTTTCAGCCCGCTTCAGATGAAAAAGTACACAACCGCAGGTTTATTTTAGGTGTTGGTCGCCTGGCTTATGTAAAAGGTTTTGATATCCTTATTGATGCTTATGCAAAAACAGGCCTTGAGGATATTGATCTGATAGTTGTTGGCGACGGCGAAGAACGCGCGACCCTGGTAGAACAGATTGCTAAACTTGGCTTGAAAGACCGGGTACTGTTACCGGGCAGCCGGAACAACCTGCAGAACTATTACAGCCAGGCCGAAATATATGTACTACCATCGCGCAATGAAGGCTATCCTAACGCATTGGTTGAAGCCATGAGCTTTGGTTGCCCATCTGTTGCTTTTGACTGCAACTTTGGCCCTGCCGAGATCATTGCGAATAACGAAAACGGCATATTGGTAAATAATGGCTCTGTAAAAGGTTTAAGCGATGCCATAGCACGCCTTGCCAGCGACCAGGTTTTAAGGGATGAACTCGGCAGTAAAGCGCGCATTATATCACAAACCAATCACCCCGATAAAATATTGGGCGAATGGGAAGCCTTGATCAAAAAACATGCTGCCACATCGGCTATAACAGCTCAGATTGCAAGCAGCCAACCAGCTTTGTAA
- a CDS encoding O-antigen ligase family protein, producing MLLKKTLFYSLMFFYLYTLAFGIFMTDTLRIPAPVIFCMLLFFVQKPLLDFGYYNELILILVGTFLYQVVGLSNYITFFAIQLTVIPCSLYFNYFVGSNKTRYYSSILMFLTLLAGSMVIMILDHSMASTIDPIRSMLLGEPVKQSPAGLAVTQFNFGYQVVAISTFTFIASCTTNQYVIVRLLVLAAGIICIYLGMNRSAFISFGAAVTLFLFIYYRYKAVFLVAATVIICFGLYTYVLKDNMDEKNNILSKNQAKEANDFNRADMAAENLKIYADYPFGLIFYGKTWDEVTYRNPLFTFGLSSHNAYLMFITVLGPFLGLGILWGVYYKTLRLFWQTIKNIKKKSSAIYVAIFFTFIALSLNALSHNGWLMSVDGPTIFIYFAVLHFNKLKDPIKKTELVQEEMAIA from the coding sequence ATGCTGCTTAAAAAAACGCTCTTTTATAGTTTAATGTTCTTCTATCTGTATACACTTGCCTTTGGCATTTTCATGACAGATACTTTAAGGATACCAGCGCCTGTAATTTTTTGCATGCTGTTATTCTTCGTGCAAAAGCCACTGCTGGATTTTGGCTATTACAACGAGCTGATACTTATATTAGTAGGAACTTTTTTGTATCAGGTAGTTGGCCTGAGCAATTATATCACTTTTTTTGCCATACAGCTTACCGTCATACCTTGTTCCCTGTACTTTAACTACTTTGTAGGATCAAATAAAACACGTTATTATTCTTCTATATTGATGTTCTTAACGCTGTTGGCAGGCTCTATGGTCATCATGATATTAGATCATAGTATGGCAAGCACCATTGATCCTATAAGGAGCATGTTATTAGGCGAGCCGGTTAAACAAAGTCCCGCTGGTTTAGCAGTAACCCAGTTTAACTTCGGGTACCAGGTGGTAGCAATTAGTACTTTTACTTTCATTGCTTCATGCACTACTAACCAATATGTTATAGTAAGGCTTTTAGTTTTAGCAGCCGGCATCATTTGTATTTACCTTGGCATGAACCGCTCGGCATTTATAAGCTTTGGCGCTGCTGTTACCTTGTTTTTGTTCATTTATTATCGCTATAAAGCGGTTTTCCTGGTTGCCGCCACCGTAATTATATGCTTCGGCCTTTATACTTATGTATTAAAGGATAACATGGATGAGAAAAACAACATCTTATCCAAAAATCAGGCTAAAGAAGCCAATGACTTTAACCGGGCCGATATGGCAGCGGAAAACCTTAAAATATATGCCGACTATCCTTTTGGCCTCATATTTTACGGCAAAACCTGGGACGAGGTAACTTATCGCAATCCCCTGTTTACATTCGGCCTATCATCGCACAATGCTTACCTGATGTTCATTACAGTGCTTGGCCCATTTTTAGGGCTTGGGATACTATGGGGGGTGTATTATAAAACACTCCGCTTGTTTTGGCAAACTATTAAAAACATAAAAAAGAAAAGCAGCGCAATTTATGTGGCGATATTTTTCACTTTCATAGCCCTCTCGTTAAACGCGCTATCGCACAACGGATGGCTGATGAGTGTAGATGGACCAACCATATTCATTTATTTCGCTGTATTACACTTCAACAAATTAAAAGATCCGATAAAAAAGACTGAACTGGTGCAGGAGGAAATGGCAATCGCCTAA
- the asnB gene encoding asparagine synthase (glutamine-hydrolyzing), which yields MCGIYGSTVRYDDDVIFQKLARADFRGPDYSGFEHSGLVTLGHNRLAIVDLDHRSDQPFTYNHLKIVFNGEIYNYKTLRVKLTALGYRFTTDSDTEVITAAFLEYGENCVNHFNGMFAFVIYNTITHQLFGARDRLGKKPFYYAHCGLDFEFASQPSQICIGRNVTLNEQAINEYFIWGYVPEPKSAWNEIQKLEAGHSFSFDCNTGIFRAKKYWELDLMHAEHYEGSYQEAQADLTRLITNAVDIRMHADVPLGVYLSGGIDSSLVASLAAKNFKNVKTFCIKFREKGFDESVFAAKIAAHLQTDHHTIECNKEEGLELIESFGRYYDEPFADSSAIPTLLLSKYTKKHVTVVLSGDGGDESFLGYSRYKWFSMVDQLFKCPLAVRKKLADIISISPNYRHKLIAIGICNPEIRSLYGLMLGGLEYSWLENPSIGLQVPFMDIWSSKSTSVLQKLSAFDTKTYLNGDINTKVDRGTMAFSLEARAPLMDHRVVSFAQNLPDSYKFKYGVQKRILKDILYQYAPAQLFDRPKSGFTMPLNHWFKNELKDHVMDNLSINELKNIPGINVQKSFDMINDHMSGKWNRATQIWKLLVFTQWLKNQSSNPISTYQVA from the coding sequence ATGTGCGGCATTTATGGATCAACTGTAAGGTATGACGATGATGTCATATTTCAAAAATTAGCTCGGGCAGATTTCAGAGGGCCTGATTACTCCGGGTTTGAGCACAGCGGACTGGTTACTTTAGGTCATAACCGCCTGGCTATTGTGGATCTGGATCACCGTTCAGATCAGCCATTTACCTACAATCACCTTAAAATTGTATTTAATGGCGAAATCTACAATTACAAAACCTTAAGAGTAAAATTAACCGCGTTAGGTTATAGGTTTACTACCGATTCGGACACAGAAGTAATTACCGCAGCTTTTCTTGAATACGGCGAAAACTGCGTTAATCATTTTAATGGCATGTTTGCCTTTGTTATTTATAATACCATCACTCATCAGCTTTTTGGCGCACGCGACAGGCTGGGTAAAAAACCATTTTACTATGCACATTGCGGCCTCGACTTTGAATTTGCCAGTCAGCCATCGCAAATATGCATAGGCCGTAATGTTACCCTTAATGAGCAGGCTATTAATGAATACTTTATATGGGGTTATGTACCTGAGCCTAAATCTGCATGGAACGAAATTCAAAAATTAGAGGCAGGGCATTCATTCTCTTTCGATTGCAATACCGGCATTTTTAGAGCTAAAAAATACTGGGAACTGGATTTAATGCACGCCGAACATTATGAAGGCTCATACCAGGAAGCCCAGGCCGACTTAACCCGGCTAATAACCAATGCGGTTGACATCCGCATGCACGCCGATGTGCCGCTGGGTGTTTATCTTTCGGGTGGTATCGACTCATCATTGGTTGCTTCACTTGCCGCTAAAAACTTTAAAAACGTAAAAACATTCTGCATAAAATTCAGAGAAAAAGGTTTTGATGAAAGTGTGTTTGCAGCAAAGATCGCGGCACACCTGCAAACAGATCATCATACCATCGAGTGCAACAAAGAAGAAGGCCTCGAACTAATTGAAAGCTTCGGTAGGTATTACGATGAACCTTTTGCCGATTCAAGCGCCATCCCTACCCTGCTGTTGAGCAAATACACCAAAAAACACGTTACCGTAGTTTTAAGCGGGGATGGTGGCGATGAAAGCTTTTTAGGTTACAGTCGCTATAAATGGTTTAGCATGGTTGACCAGCTGTTTAAATGTCCGCTGGCCGTGCGCAAAAAGCTGGCAGATATCATCAGTATCTCACCCAACTACAGGCATAAACTAATTGCAATAGGTATTTGTAACCCCGAAATAAGATCACTTTACGGGCTTATGCTTGGCGGACTTGAATACTCCTGGCTTGAAAACCCAAGTATCGGCCTGCAGGTACCATTCATGGATATCTGGTCGTCAAAATCAACAAGTGTTTTGCAGAAACTATCCGCGTTTGATACCAAAACTTATTTAAACGGCGATATAAACACCAAGGTTGACCGCGGTACAATGGCCTTTTCATTAGAAGCAAGGGCACCACTGATGGATCATAGGGTAGTTTCCTTTGCCCAAAACCTGCCCGATAGCTATAAATTTAAATATGGTGTACAAAAACGGATCCTGAAAGATATTTTATACCAGTACGCGCCGGCACAACTGTTTGACAGGCCAAAATCGGGCTTCACCATGCCGCTCAACCACTGGTTTAAAAACGAACTGAAAGATCATGTTATGGATAATCTTTCAATAAATGAGCTAAAGAATATCCCGGGCATTAACGTACAAAAATCATTTGACATGATAAATGATCACATGAGCGGCAAATGGAACAGGGCCACGCAGATCTGGAAGTTGCTTGTATTTACCCAATGGCTAAAAAATCAAAGTTCAAACCCAATATCAACTTACCAGGTAGCTTAA
- a CDS encoding DUF2334 domain-containing protein: MLQYLIRLDDLCPTNNLAKWDRFFNLFDRYGIKPIIAVIPANRDPKLQACGNFNPYYWQLVRELQDKNYVIGMHGFDHYYINHNSGLLKMNNRSEFAGVPLETQKEKIRKASQIFRRENVHPSVFIAPAHTFDRNTLLALQEYTNIKIISDGLLRSPYVRFGFNWVPVQLSEVEQKTKYTWTFNYHPETCSARTFNELEVFIEKNHQLFVSLDNLDFSSYTLANAIFEKYCIYKRLARDYAQKALAFMERIPAGN, encoded by the coding sequence ATGTTACAATATTTAATTCGTTTAGATGATTTGTGCCCAACAAATAATCTCGCCAAATGGGACCGTTTTTTTAATTTATTTGACAGATATGGCATAAAGCCAATTATAGCAGTTATACCTGCCAACAGGGATCCTAAACTCCAGGCCTGCGGTAATTTCAACCCCTATTACTGGCAACTGGTACGCGAGCTTCAGGATAAAAATTATGTGATAGGCATGCACGGTTTTGATCATTATTATATCAATCATAACTCAGGCCTGCTAAAAATGAACAACCGGTCGGAGTTTGCCGGTGTACCTTTAGAAACCCAGAAAGAAAAAATAAGGAAGGCCTCCCAGATCTTCAGACGCGAAAACGTTCATCCTTCTGTTTTTATAGCTCCGGCACACACGTTTGATCGTAATACATTGCTGGCCTTACAGGAGTACACCAATATTAAAATAATAAGCGATGGCTTGCTCAGATCGCCTTATGTAAGGTTTGGTTTTAATTGGGTGCCTGTTCAATTATCAGAGGTTGAACAAAAAACAAAATACACCTGGACATTCAATTATCATCCTGAAACCTGTTCGGCCCGAACATTCAACGAGCTTGAAGTTTTTATCGAAAAAAACCATCAGCTTTTTGTATCACTGGATAATCTGGATTTTTCAAGCTACACCCTGGCAAATGCCATTTTTGAAAAATACTGCATTTATAAAAGATTAGCACGCGATTATGCTCAAAAAGCACTCGCTTTTATGGAACGGATCCCTGCCGGAAACTAA
- a CDS encoding DegT/DnrJ/EryC1/StrS family aminotransferase, producing MKISFAPPYIDQAVINEVMDTLTSGWITTGPKVAALEQQMKQLTASDAAICVNSWTSGAILMLKWFGVKAGDEVIIPAYTYCATALSVLHCGATPVIVDVDDECCISATAVAKAITPKTKAIIAVDIAGWPCDYEQLKTIINTPETKKLFVPESPKQQLLGRILLISDAAHSIGATINELPAAKYSDVSIFSFHAVKNVTTAEGGCICINLPANFNAADEYKYLKLYTLNGQTKDAFTKSNGGGWKYDILFMGLKINMPDICAAIGLGQLKNYDAQLLPMRKRVAAIYCDSFKAMDWFIEPALKNEQRESSYHLFALRIKGITEAQRDQIIDMIMAEGIMANVHFTPLPMLTLFKDLGYEISQYSSAYALYANEISLPIYPQLTDEQIDFIITTVINSVNAVLEVCKEPAKVEL from the coding sequence ATGAAAATTTCATTTGCGCCACCTTACATTGATCAGGCTGTTATAAACGAGGTAATGGATACCCTTACTTCCGGCTGGATAACCACAGGACCGAAAGTAGCCGCTCTTGAACAGCAGATGAAGCAACTTACCGCTTCAGACGCGGCCATTTGCGTAAATTCCTGGACATCAGGCGCCATACTAATGTTAAAATGGTTTGGCGTAAAAGCGGGCGATGAAGTAATTATTCCTGCTTATACCTATTGCGCTACCGCTTTAAGCGTATTGCATTGCGGAGCCACACCGGTTATTGTTGATGTTGATGATGAATGCTGTATTTCAGCAACAGCCGTAGCCAAAGCCATAACCCCAAAAACCAAGGCAATTATTGCTGTTGATATAGCAGGCTGGCCTTGCGACTACGAACAACTAAAAACTATTATCAACACGCCGGAAACTAAAAAACTCTTTGTTCCTGAAAGTCCCAAACAACAGCTTTTAGGCAGGATCCTTTTAATTTCAGACGCGGCACATTCCATAGGTGCAACCATAAATGAATTGCCTGCTGCAAAATATAGCGACGTTTCGATATTTTCATTTCATGCGGTAAAAAATGTTACTACCGCAGAAGGTGGTTGTATCTGCATTAACCTGCCAGCCAATTTCAACGCAGCCGACGAGTATAAATATTTAAAGCTTTATACGCTTAACGGCCAAACTAAAGATGCCTTTACCAAAAGCAACGGTGGCGGCTGGAAATACGATATCCTGTTTATGGGCCTCAAGATCAATATGCCCGACATTTGCGCGGCAATAGGTCTTGGCCAGCTCAAAAACTACGACGCCCAACTGCTTCCTATGCGCAAACGTGTAGCTGCAATATATTGCGACAGCTTTAAAGCCATGGACTGGTTTATTGAACCGGCATTAAAAAATGAGCAAAGGGAATCATCTTATCACCTGTTTGCTCTCCGGATTAAAGGCATAACAGAAGCTCAGCGCGATCAGATCATAGATATGATCATGGCCGAAGGGATCATGGCCAACGTGCACTTTACCCCGCTACCCATGCTAACACTATTTAAAGATCTGGGTTACGAGATTTCTCAATACTCATCAGCATATGCGCTTTATGCCAATGAGATCTCGCTGCCAATTTATCCGCAACTTACCGATGAGCAGATAGACTTCATTATTACAACCGTCATTAATTCGGTTAATGCTGTACTGGAAGTGTGTAAAGAACCTGCAAAAGTTGAATTATAA
- a CDS encoding glycosyltransferase family 2 protein, which produces MIDEEVMVSICCITYNHENFIAEAIQSFLMQKTNFKFDIIIGDDCSSDKTQSIIKFYSETYPGKIKLISTPTNSGPHKNLINCIAHCKGKYIALCEGDDYWTNEYKLQKQVDFLENNADFVICCHYHKVININNETLYVHPNPKPLVHTYTDLLAGKQEETKTATVVYRNTPETIRLFSKPWFFECHAGDKMFKLWATQRTGGKIYVIPEVMSCYRNHKGGIWSMINTKVRMEMVISDFNLIIKNFTYSAIAKKKLLLLYIKRYLLFELQNKRFRKAYDTLKYLL; this is translated from the coding sequence ATGATTGATGAAGAGGTAATGGTGAGTATCTGTTGTATTACTTACAACCATGAGAACTTTATAGCCGAAGCTATCCAGAGCTTTTTGATGCAAAAAACCAACTTTAAGTTTGACATCATCATTGGCGACGATTGCTCATCGGATAAAACACAATCAATAATTAAATTTTATTCGGAAACCTATCCGGGCAAGATCAAGCTGATCTCTACCCCTACCAATTCCGGGCCCCATAAAAATTTAATTAATTGTATTGCACATTGTAAGGGTAAATACATAGCACTTTGCGAAGGCGACGACTACTGGACAAATGAGTATAAGCTGCAAAAACAGGTAGACTTTTTAGAAAACAACGCCGATTTCGTTATCTGCTGCCATTATCATAAGGTAATAAATATCAACAATGAAACGCTTTATGTGCACCCCAACCCCAAACCACTGGTACATACTTATACCGATTTATTGGCCGGGAAACAGGAAGAAACAAAAACAGCAACCGTAGTTTACCGTAATACTCCCGAAACCATAAGGCTATTTTCCAAGCCCTGGTTTTTTGAATGTCACGCCGGCGACAAAATGTTTAAACTATGGGCTACTCAGCGTACAGGCGGCAAAATTTATGTGATACCCGAAGTAATGAGTTGTTATCGAAACCATAAAGGCGGTATTTGGAGCATGATCAATACCAAAGTACGTATGGAAATGGTGATCAGCGATTTTAACCTGATCATCAAAAACTTCACCTACTCTGCCATCGCCAAAAAAAAACTATTACTGCTTTATATTAAACGCTATCTGCTTTTTGAATTACAAAATAAAAGGTTTCGTAAAGCTTACGATACATTAAAATATCTGCTATAA
- a CDS encoding sugar transferase has product MLKRLFDISFSLLALIILSPLFLLIAIAIKINSRGSAFYKQARVGKDGNEFYLFKFRTMFVNSDRAGLLTIGSKDYRITGVGYWLRKYKLDELPQLLNVLIGDMSFVGPRPEVRKYVNLYTPAQLRVLSVKPGVTDWASIKYFDENDILAGSEDPEDMYIRVIVPSKISKNLEYIDNHGILMDVKIILSTIKRIFQ; this is encoded by the coding sequence ATGCTTAAACGGCTTTTTGATATCAGCTTTTCACTTTTAGCGCTGATTATTTTGTCGCCCCTGTTTCTGCTGATAGCCATTGCTATTAAAATTAACTCAAGAGGGAGCGCGTTTTATAAACAAGCCCGGGTTGGTAAAGATGGCAACGAGTTTTACTTGTTTAAATTCAGGACCATGTTTGTAAACTCAGACAGGGCCGGCCTGCTAACCATAGGCAGTAAAGATTACCGGATTACCGGCGTAGGCTATTGGCTCAGGAAATATAAGCTTGACGAGCTGCCACAATTACTAAACGTACTGATAGGCGACATGAGCTTTGTTGGCCCCCGCCCAGAAGTACGCAAATACGTAAACCTATATACCCCGGCCCAGTTGCGGGTACTAAGCGTTAAACCAGGTGTAACAGATTGGGCATCTATCAAGTACTTCGACGAAAATGATATCCTGGCTGGTAGTGAAGATCCTGAAGATATGTATATCAGGGTGATAGTACCGTCAAAGATTAGCAAAAACCTCGAATACATTGACAACCACGGCATTTTAATGGATGTCAAAATAATACTATCTACCATAAAACGAATTTTCCAATAG